The Leptospira paudalimensis region TTTTCAATGGTTATGACAGTTGAAGTGACCATTGGCGCCATGGCTGATTCCAATAGTATAGTTTGGAATAACAATTGATCGTTTTGGATTGGTCTATAAACGTAATAAACTAGAATAGGAGCTAATACTAATTTAAATCCTAATCCTAACAGTAAATACTTCCCATGACCCGCGATTGTTCTCAGATCTAACATAAATCCAACTGAGACCAAAGCAAGAGGCGTTAAGGTATCACCTAGACGAAGTAATACGATTTTTAAAGAATCTGGATATTCGATTTGCCTAGTTACTATGGCAAAAACCAAAGCATATATAGGAGCAAATCCAAGGACTCGTTTGACCAAGGTTATTATATCCCATTTACCATCCATTGCAATGGAGGCAAGTATGATCCCAGGAAAACTTAATACCATAAAAGTACCAAGTTGGTCTGCAAGAATTCCATACCCTAACGATTCCTTACCAAGGTAGGTTTCCAATAATGGAAATCCAACAAAGGAAGTATTCCCAAGACCTGCTGTTAAAACCAAACAGACAGTTGTTGGAAATGACATAATTTTAAGTTTGAATAAAATCAAAAAAAACACCAATGCAAATCCAAATACCAACCATGGCATTGAGGTTGGCATAATTGCAGATACGTTGATTTTTAATTCATGGACATGGTACAAAACGAGTGAAGGTAAAGATACAAAGAGAATAAAACCATTCAGAACTTTGGGAGTGTTTTCGGGAAACTGTGGTAGTCTGCGAAAGAATAATCCAAGACCAAAACAAATTCCCAATAATAAAAAATTTTCCATTCTATTTTAAAAAGAAAGAAACGTCTCCAGCGCTTTAGGATCAAAAAATACGCCATCTTTTTGTCTTGGTGCTTCGATCCCATCACGAACCATTTCCGCATATCCTTTCGCAAAATATAAGTATTTTGTAGGTAGGTTTGCCTTAACGTCATGGACTGTTTGTTCTATCAATTCTGCCAAAACAAATACTTGGTAAGTTAAATCTGCGATATAAACACGATTCATGTCTTTCCAATCTTTTGACTCTTCTTTTAAACAATAGGTTAATTCCTTTCGTTTTTCTTGGAAGATTGAATGAACAGTTTTTAATTCTGAAATGTCTCCCACATGAGCTATTAATCCATCAAGTAGTGATTGGAATGCAGTATATACTTTTGGTTTTTGTAACGCATGCAAACAATGATCTGTAATGATCAAATGTGTTCCTTCCCAAGTTTCATTGATAATGGAATCATTATGTAATCTTGGCAATGGAGAAAAATCTCCTATAATACCATTTCCACCTAACGTTAAAATTGCTTTTTGTGTAATATAACTTGCTTGGGAAGAAGATTTGTATTTGAGAAGTGGAACTGTGATTTCTGCTGCATCATGATCCATTTCTGCAAGATGAACTGAACGAAAATTGACAAAACTATTTGCAGTTTGTAAAATTTGCATCTCAGCAAGTGTTTTCACAAAGGATGGAAATTCTAAGATTTTTTTCCCGTAAGCTGTTCTAAACTTTGCATATTCGGATGCTTCCATTACGGATCGCCTAGCATTTCCACAGGAACCAAGACCTACATGAAGGCGTGATGTTTTGATGATATATCGAATTAAATTGACAAGTCCATGGCCAGGTCGTCCAAATTCTTCTGCTTCCACACGATCATAAATGATCTCGACAGTAATTTTTCCTCGAGAACCAATGATGTCTTTTTTGCGAAGAATATGATGGCCATTCAGTTCTCCATTCTCTTTGATCCTTGGAACTAAAAACATTCCCACCGTATTGGTTCCTTCCATTTTCGCAGTTGTTACCCACAAATCACCTGGATTGGAACAAAACCATTTTTCTCCAGTTAACTCCCATTTGCCGTTGGGAAGTTTTTTGGCAATGGTTCGGTTGGCAGATACATTACTCCCACCCACTCGTTCGGTCACATATTGTCCCGCCATAAAATGAGACTCACTTCCTTTACCAGCAACCAGGGGTAAGTATTTTTTCTTTTGTTCTTCTGTTCCTATCTTTTTTAAAGCAAGGATCATTCCATCCGTCATTGCCAAGGGACAAGCAACTCCACCTTCTCCATTTAGATTCATCAAATAAGTCAACGCATAACGATGGATATGTGTAAAGTCGTATTTCCATTCTGGGTGGAAGTCTAAATTGACAACACCATGGTCATAGGATATTTTCCGTGCTAATTTTTGTTCTTCAGAGTATTTTATAAAATCAATTCGTTTGCCTGTTCGATCATATTTGATCACTTCCCCATACTTACCTTCCTTATGGCACTCTTCAGTGAGTTCATCTAAAATGCCACCAACCAACTCTCCGTATTTCCGAATGTGATCGACCATCGCTTGTTTGTGAGATGGATTGTATGTTTCTGAATACCTTTCTACCATCCGTTGTAAGGCTGGATCCATATCGTAAAAATTCTTACCTCGTAGTCCTTTGTACTCGGAAATATCAAATGGTTGTAAAGATGGATGTTCAGAAATATGGTGACTCATATCTCCAGTTCAGAAAATGGAATAGGATTCACTAGCAAAAAAGTCACCCCGATATGGAATTGGTTTAAGAGACAAATTTATGGTCCAAAAAACGGAAACAAAAAAGTCCAAACAGATTTTGCATGATGTCATTTTTGAACTGCAAAACGTTTCCGAAGCCATGCAGTGGTTTTTGTCTTATGACCGACTCTCCGAACTCTTAGAAATACGAAAGGAAGAATGCCTACGCAAAGTTTACCAGTTTAAAGCGAGCAAACCACAAATGACACTTTCTGGTGGATTCCATGAAGTTGACGGTGACCTCTTGGTAGATTTTTTAGCTTGGAATTTAGAATTAGATGAAGTTGCGGAAGAGTTTTTAAAAGCTGGTATTTTTTTTAGCGAACGACCGTTATATGAACTTCGTGAATCTTATAAATCTCTCATCCAAAAAACAATCGCAAACCACAGATTGGACCAAGAACTTTTGCTTTTACTGACTGCAGCAACTATCGATTTTGATGATGCAGTGGATTCTTATTTGATGGATAAGTTTGAAATTGATTTTTTTGTTCGTAGGTCCATCCATCAGTTTTTAGAAAAATATGAAATCCATCCGGAATTTGGTGCAGAAGAATTTTTGTATGAATACTTAAAAAGCCTGATCCCTACAAAAATTTTAAACTTTCGTGACATCACTCGAGAATTTAGAGATCGCACCTATTATGAATTATATGGTAGATTTAGAGAAACCAAAAAGAAAAAGAAGAAAAAAGTCGTTCAATCTGTATCTTCAGAAGTGAAAGATCTTCTCACTTTTTTTGATTTAGAACCTGGCGCGACAATTGTTGATGTAAAAAAGAAATTCAAAGAATTATTAAAAAAATACCATCCAGATATCAACAAAAAGGGGGAAGAGATGACCAAACGAATTATATTAAAATACAATCGTTTGGTAGAGTTAATTGGTACCTAGTTGGTTCCATTTGAAGATTTAAAAGAATTTTATTTAAGTTGGAAATGATACTTCACTTGGATTTCATCTTTTGCTTTCATAAAGAGTAACGATGGATTTTCCAAATCAAATTCAGAAAATTTTACGACGACTACACCATCCACTTGTAACTCACCTGCTTCAAAAACTTTTACATTCGCATCGGATGAAAAATCCCTCGTATTTCCATGGATCATCAATTTACCTTTGATGGTATAGATTTGATCGTTTGTTTTCGAAGGTAAAATCGATTCTATTTTGACTTGGATGAGAGGTGAATCGGGATAACCCAATATTTCTTGCATATGGGAATCACGATTGGAATCACCAGATGAAATTTTTAAAATTGGAATTTTGATTTCAAACGGACTCTTTAGATTGTATTTTCCATTTGAACTTTGTAAGTTAAGGTTGCCTAATTGGATCTCCGTACAAACACCTGTTACATTTTTAGTTGTATGTTCGACTAAAAACTCAATCTTCTTTTTTGAAACTTCAATTGCATGTAATTGGATTCCAGACAATAAAATGATAAGTGTTAAGATAAACTTTTTCATTCGAAAAACCATTTCCTTTCCTTTAAAACGTAATCACAAGCAATGCGATCGACATGGCACCAAATCCCGCCCAACCAACTTGTTCCATTTGGTGTGCTGCTCTCGGGCCTTCTTTTTCGATCCTTGCACCTAGTCCAGGTAACAATAACATGGAAGCTAAATGAATCGGAATCATTGCTTTGTGCGCAAAGATTGGACTATAAATTCTTGGCCCATCGGTTTCGTTTTCAACATCCGTGTCAATTTTTGAAGGAGAAAAAAATGCCAAACCTGCCGTAATGGCATACATACTAAACGTTGCCATCGCTAAGTTTTTATGAAGATCGCCAGAACGTTTTGCTTCCCATTCTTCATTTGCTTTTAAGGCAAAATACAATCCGGCATTATTGGTTGGGTCTTTCAGTAAAAAATAATCAGCTGCGATACTATGCCGATTGAGTGGACTCAGTGCCACCAAATACATTGGATCATTTGCAGCATACTGTGGGTTTGCGAGGAGAAGGCCCTGTGCAAACTGGTCTGATTTTCGATACAGAGATTCAGACGCTTTATCACCTTCCAAATTGGTAGCTAACCAAAGGGCTAAGGTTGTTAGACCTGCAATTTGGTGCCATTCTAAAAGATTCCTTCTTCGCTTCAGTGACTCTTTTGTGACAATTGGTTTTTGGTCGTTTTGTAAGTATGGTATGGACTGCGCAAATACTGTGGATGTATAAAATATACAAACCAATAGAACAAAGTATACTCTCATGATTTGAATTTTCTAAAAGAAACTCTTCATTGTAAATAGATAATCTTTCCATCCCATTTATAAAATAGTGGATACAATTTGCAGATGATGGGTGAAGCAATGGAGAACAAAATCCAAATTCTTTTTTCCATGATGGATGCGGATTGCCAATTTTGAATGGATAACAATAGTAGAATGGGTGTAGATAGGATTGCAAAAACACGCCCTGTATCATAAGTCATCATGGAAAGGAGATAACAAAAAACAAATCCTAATAGAGAGATTGGCATTCGGTACATGATGTAAACCACTAAGGGCCATAGTCCATGGAATAAACCAACAGTTCCAAGAAACAATTCCGATTGGTTCATGCGGATAAATTCATTGCCCCACATTTGTGAAAATACAGAAACACGTGTTTGGTTCCAACCAATGGATGTATACGTAAAAATAGAAACTAAAAACAACGTATATAAAACAGATGCTAACAAAAATGCACCGAACAACATTTTGATTTTATCTTGATGATATACCAGATACAAAACATTCACAAGTAACACGAGTGACAACATCTGAAATAGATGATTGGTCATTCCTAAAAATAAAACCAAAGATAAACCAAAGGTTTTTAACTTTGGTAAAAATTCTGAATACAAAAGAATCAAATACAATGATACCAGTAAAAATGTAAATGGATCAGAAAAACCAATCCAAGTTTGAAAGATTAAATATAGTGGGGAAGATGAGAGAAGGAAACAAACTGTTAAACCTAATAACCAATCAAGTTGATAGGAAATCAATCCAACAAGAATGACCCCAGATAGGATTGTA contains the following coding sequences:
- a CDS encoding AEC family transporter, whose protein sequence is MENFLLLGICFGLGLFFRRLPQFPENTPKVLNGFILFVSLPSLVLYHVHELKINVSAIMPTSMPWLVFGFALVFFLILFKLKIMSFPTTVCLVLTAGLGNTSFVGFPLLETYLGKESLGYGILADQLGTFMVLSFPGIILASIAMDGKWDIITLVKRVLGFAPIYALVFAIVTRQIEYPDSLKIVLLRLGDTLTPLALVSVGFMLDLRTIAGHGKYLLLGLGFKLVLAPILVYYVYRPIQNDQLLFQTILLESAMAPMVTSTVITIEKNISPHLASLMLGIGIPLSFLTTYCLNFLIKGNFI
- a CDS encoding acyl-CoA dehydrogenase family protein; translated protein: MSHHISEHPSLQPFDISEYKGLRGKNFYDMDPALQRMVERYSETYNPSHKQAMVDHIRKYGELVGGILDELTEECHKEGKYGEVIKYDRTGKRIDFIKYSEEQKLARKISYDHGVVNLDFHPEWKYDFTHIHRYALTYLMNLNGEGGVACPLAMTDGMILALKKIGTEEQKKKYLPLVAGKGSESHFMAGQYVTERVGGSNVSANRTIAKKLPNGKWELTGEKWFCSNPGDLWVTTAKMEGTNTVGMFLVPRIKENGELNGHHILRKKDIIGSRGKITVEIIYDRVEAEEFGRPGHGLVNLIRYIIKTSRLHVGLGSCGNARRSVMEASEYAKFRTAYGKKILEFPSFVKTLAEMQILQTANSFVNFRSVHLAEMDHDAAEITVPLLKYKSSSQASYITQKAILTLGGNGIIGDFSPLPRLHNDSIINETWEGTHLIITDHCLHALQKPKVYTAFQSLLDGLIAHVGDISELKTVHSIFQEKRKELTYCLKEESKDWKDMNRVYIADLTYQVFVLAELIEQTVHDVKANLPTKYLYFAKGYAEMVRDGIEAPRQKDGVFFDPKALETFLSF
- a CDS encoding molecular chaperone DnaJ, with amino-acid sequence MVQKTETKKSKQILHDVIFELQNVSEAMQWFLSYDRLSELLEIRKEECLRKVYQFKASKPQMTLSGGFHEVDGDLLVDFLAWNLELDEVAEEFLKAGIFFSERPLYELRESYKSLIQKTIANHRLDQELLLLLTAATIDFDDAVDSYLMDKFEIDFFVRRSIHQFLEKYEIHPEFGAEEFLYEYLKSLIPTKILNFRDITREFRDRTYYELYGRFRETKKKKKKKVVQSVSSEVKDLLTFFDLEPGATIVDVKKKFKELLKKYHPDINKKGEEMTKRIILKYNRLVELIGT
- a CDS encoding YceI family protein, encoding MKKFILTLIILLSGIQLHAIEVSKKKIEFLVEHTTKNVTGVCTEIQLGNLNLQSSNGKYNLKSPFEIKIPILKISSGDSNRDSHMQEILGYPDSPLIQVKIESILPSKTNDQIYTIKGKLMIHGNTRDFSSDANVKVFEAGELQVDGVVVVKFSEFDLENPSLLFMKAKDEIQVKYHFQLK